From the genome of Eucalyptus grandis isolate ANBG69807.140 chromosome 2, ASM1654582v1, whole genome shotgun sequence, one region includes:
- the LOC104427426 gene encoding protein OSB2, chloroplastic, with protein sequence MALKQTLLSTANAKPFVFPAPNSSGSPPNSLLLSFAPTVEHLTRSARLRCSLQAAAYPRPQEIQWRKELTNSVQLIGIVSTPVEARDLPSGKVVAWTRLAVRKSPTDTTWINLTFWDELALSASQHLEKGQQIFVSGRLVSDVVESDEGKQQTFYKVVVQQLNFIERNLSTFALNDHGSGRNFGSDPVHNNSSTVELWQAFFANPLEWWDNRKNKKNPKYPDFKHKDTGEALWVEGRYNPPWVKSQLAKLDMRLGSLQTQDARMPVSAMAGDDALGF encoded by the exons atggcgttGAAGCAGACGCTGCTATCCACTGCAAACGCCAAGCCCTTCGTCTTCCCGGCACCGAACTCTTCTGGGTCTCCTCCGAACTCGCTCCTCCTCTCGTTCGCGCCGACCGTCGAGCACCTGACCCGCAGCGCCCGGCTGAGGTGCTCCCTCCAGGCGGCCGCGTACCCGAGGCCCCAGGAGATCCAGTGGAGGAAGGAGCTCACCAACTCCGTCCAGCTCATCGGGATCGTCTCGACCCCCGTCGAGGCCAGGGACTTGCCCTCCGGGAAGGTCGTCGCCTGGACCCGCCTCGCCGTCCGGAAGTCCCCCACCGACACGACGTG GATAAATTTGACATTTTGGGATGAGTTGGCACTTTCTGCTTCTCAGCATCTAGAGAAAGGTCAACAGATATTTGTGTCTGGTCGGCTGGTTTCAGATGTAGTTGAAAGTGATGAAGGAAAGCAACAGACTTTCTATAAG GTCGTTGTTCAGCAGTTAAACTTCATTGAAAGGAACCTCTCTACATTTGCGCTTAACGATCATGGGTCAG GTAGGAATTTTGGCAGTGATCCAGTCCACAATAATAGTTCCACTGTAGAACTCTGGCAAGCTTTTTTCGCCAATCCCCTGGAATGGTGGGATAACAGGAAAAACAAG AAGAACCCAAAATATCCAGATTTCAAGCATAAGGATACTGGCGAAGCTTTGTGGGTTGAAGGCAGGTATAATCCACCATGGGTAAAGTCCCAGCTAGCGAAACTGGATATGAGATTGGGATCTCTTCAAACACAGGATGCCAGAATGCCAGTGAGTGCAATGGCCGGTGATGATGCTCTAGGTTTCTAG